GCGTCCGCCAGCCGGTCCATCACCCCGCAGGCCGCCGACAGCCCGTACGCGCTCCCGCCGCTCAGCACCACGGCGTGGACCCGCGAGACCAGGTTGCGCGGGTCAAGCAGCTCCGTCTCGCGGGTACCGGGGGCGGCGCCCCGCACGTCGACCCCCGCCACGGCCCCCGAGGGAGGGGCCAGGACGACGGTCGTGCCCGTGAGGTGGCCGCCGCCCACCCGCTGCGCGTGGCCGACCCGGAGACCGGACACGTCGACCAGCGAGTTGGAAGGCCCCGGACGCATCAGAGGTCACCGTTCAGGAACCGCCGGGCCGCCTCGGCGAAGACACGGGTGCACTGGACGATCTCGGCGACCTCCACGAACTCGTCCGCCTGGTGCGCGATCCACTTCCCTCCGGGCCCGTACACCACCGAGGGGATGCCGCCCCAGTGCGTCAGCACGGTCCCGTCCGTGGACCCGGGCACCCCGCCGTAGACGGGCTCCTCCCCGGTGACCGCGCGGTGGGCGGCGGCCAGCGCGGCCACGACCGGGTCGGACACGGGCACGTCCACCGGCGGCCGGTCCACCAGCACCGACACCTCGGCCGCGACCCCGTCGTACGAGGCCAGCGAGGCCACCCGGTCGGCGATCAGCTTGTGCTCGACGCCGGGGATCGTCCGCACGTCCACGAACACCGACGCGAGCGCCGGGATCACGTTCACCTGCTCCTCGGACCCAGCCCGGAGCACGGTCGGCGTGACGTACACCTCGCCGAGGTGCTCGTGCGCCGGATGGCGGTCCTGCAGCTCCTCCTGCAGCGACCCCAGCCCCACCAGCAGCGAGCCCACCGCGGGAAGGGGGTTGCGGCCGTGCTGCGGCATGGCGCCGTGCGCCATCTTGCCGGTGAAGTCGACCCGCAGCCGCAGCGCCCCCTTGGCGACCGCGCAGATCTCGCCCGCCTCGGGCTCGGCCACGATCGCGCCGTCCACGTCGGCGGTGAGCCCTTCGGAGACGAAGTGGTGCGCGCCGATCATGAGGCCTTCCTCGTCGGCCAGCGCGCACACCTTGATCCGGCCGGGGAACGGTCCAGCCAGCTGCAGCGCCCGGGTGGCGTACAGGGTGGCGGCCAGGCCGGACTTCATGTCGGCGCTGCCCCGCCCCCACAGCTTCCCGTCGCGGATCTCCCCGCCGAACGGGTCCACGGTCCAGGTGGACAGGTCGCCCTCGGTCACCACGTCCGTGTGGCCCTCGAACATCAGCGTCGGCCCGTCACCGCCGCCGCCCTCGACCACGGCCACCACGTTCGGCCGGTCGGGCTCGACCTCGTACACGGTGGGCTGCCAGCCCCATTCGCGCATCCTGGCCGCCACCAGCTCGGCGGCGGCCCGCTCGCGCCGCCCCGGGTCGTTGGTGCTGGGGATCCGCACCAGCGCCCGGGTGAACTCCACCACTCCGTCGGCATCGACGTCGATCAAAACAATCCCTCCAGAGTCGGTACGGCCTGCAGCAACGTACGCGTGTAGGGGTGGGCGGGCGCGGCCCAGACCTCGTCCACCGGCCCGCTCTCCACGATCTCCCCGCGGCTCATCACCGCGACCGTCTCGCACACGTGCCGCACGACGGACAGGTCGTGCGAGACGAACACGAGGGTCAGCCCCAGCTCGTCCACGAGGTCGGCCAGCAGGTTGAGTATCTGCCCGCGCACGGACACGTCCAGGGCGCTCACCGGCTCGTCGGCGACCAGCACCTTGGGGCGGGGCGCGAGCGCGCGGGCGATGGCGATGCGCTGCCGCTGGCCGCCGGAGAACTGGTGCGGGTACCGGTCGGCGGCCGACGCGGGCAGCCCGACCTCCTCCAGCAGCTCGGTCACGCGGCCGCCGACC
This genomic interval from Nonomuraea helvata contains the following:
- a CDS encoding M20 family metallopeptidase, whose translation is MIDVDADGVVEFTRALVRIPSTNDPGRRERAAAELVAARMREWGWQPTVYEVEPDRPNVVAVVEGGGGDGPTLMFEGHTDVVTEGDLSTWTVDPFGGEIRDGKLWGRGSADMKSGLAATLYATRALQLAGPFPGRIKVCALADEEGLMIGAHHFVSEGLTADVDGAIVAEPEAGEICAVAKGALRLRVDFTGKMAHGAMPQHGRNPLPAVGSLLVGLGSLQEELQDRHPAHEHLGEVYVTPTVLRAGSEEQVNVIPALASVFVDVRTIPGVEHKLIADRVASLASYDGVAAEVSVLVDRPPVDVPVSDPVVAALAAAHRAVTGEEPVYGGVPGSTDGTVLTHWGGIPSVVYGPGGKWIAHQADEFVEVAEIVQCTRVFAEAARRFLNGDL
- a CDS encoding ATP-binding cassette domain-containing protein; the encoded protein is MPSHAGTPLIEARNLSRVYHRPRTSLTRPGAAVQALKDVSLTVGRGERYGIVGESGSGKSTLLRLLCGLDQPTGGSIRFDGQEIVGRPERRLRFLRENLQIVFQDPMSSLDPRMRVRDLVAEPLVALGLPVGGRVTELLEEVGLPASAADRYPHQFSGGQRQRIAIARALAPRPKVLVADEPVSALDVSVRGQILNLLADLVDELGLTLVFVSHDLSVVRHVCETVAVMSRGEIVESGPVDEVWAAPAHPYTRTLLQAVPTLEGLF